Proteins from one Ficedula albicollis isolate OC2 chromosome 3, FicAlb1.5, whole genome shotgun sequence genomic window:
- the LBR gene encoding lamin-B receptor, with product MPSRKYADGEVVMGRWPGSVLYYEVQVTSYDDVAHLYTVKYKDGTELALKESDIRSQSSFKPRKSQSSSSSPSRRSNTRSRSRSRSPGRPARGRRRSASQSREHKDDKKKAIQETTLALPKPSENNTKRYNGEPESTEKNDTSCIILEQKLKPDLEMKRVLEQYSLRPRKDDRKREENYSEKKTFVAIKPVEKVPTKTKDLEFGGRIGTFMLILFLPATVLYLLSMCKQDDPSLLNFPPLPALESLWEWRVFGIILLWFFLQAVFHLLPIGKVVEGLPLSNGRKLQYRINGFYAFILTAAAIGVLLYFQFELHYLYDHFVQFAVSAAAFSLALSIYLYVRSLKAPEEELAPGGNSGYFIYDFFTGHELNPRIGSFDLKFFCELRPGLIGWVVINLAMLLAEMKIHNLSVPSLSMILVNSFQFLYVVDALWFEEAVLTTMDITHDGFGFMLAFGDLVWVPFVYSLQAFYLVGHPTTITWPVAAAITVLNCIGYYIFRSANSQKNNFRRNPADPKLANLKFIPTATGKGLLVTGWWGFVRHPNYLGDIIMALAWSLPCGFNHILPYFYVIYFICLLVHREARDEHHCKQKYGLAWERYCQRVPYRIFPYIY from the exons ATGCCAAGCCGGAAGTATGCTGATGGCGAGGTGGTGATGGGCCGCTGGCCAGGAAGTGTCCTGTACTATGAGGTACAAGTGACCAGTTATGATGATGTTGCTCATCTTTATACTGTCAAGTACAAAGATGGAACTGAACTTGCACTGAAAGAAAGTGATATAAGG TCACAGTCATCATTCAAGCCCAGGAAGAGCCAGTCTTCTTCAAGTTCTCCCTCCAGAAGAAGTAACACCAGATCCCGCTCTCGCTCTCGGTCTCCTGGTCGGCCAGCAAGGGGCAGGCGTCGTTCTGCTTCCCAAAGCAGGGAACACAAAGATGACAAAAAGAAAGCCATTCAGGAGACCACCCTAGCTCTACCG AAACCAAGTGAGAATAACACCAAGAGGTACAATGGTGAACCtgaaagtacagaaaaaaatgacacGTCCTGCATCATCTTGGAG CAAAAGTTAAAACCAGACCTGGAAATGAAGCGTGTGCTTGAGCAGTACAGCTTGCGTCCAAGGAAAGatgacaggaaaagagaagagaactATTCAGAGAAAAAGACTTTTGTGGCTATAAAACCAGTTGAGAAAGTACCAACAAAAACGAAGGATCTAGAGTTTGGGGGAAGAATTG GGACCTTCATGCTGATACTTTTCCTGCCTGCTACTGTATTGTATTTGCTGTCAATGTGCAAACAAGATGATCCGAGCCTCCTGAACTTCCCTCCTTTGCCAGCACTTGAGAGTCTTTGGGAGTGGAGGGTGTTTGGTATCATTCTTCTGTGGTTTTTCCTTCAAGCTGTGTTTCACTTGCTGCCAATTGGAAAG gTTGTAGAAGGCCTGCCCCTTTCCAATGGAAGGAAACTACAGTACCGGATAAACG ggttttatgcttttattttgactGCTGCAGCTATTGGAGTTTTATTATACTTTCAGTTTGAGCTTCATTATTTGTACGATCACTTCGTGCAGTTTGCAGTGtcagctgcagctttttctttggCACTGAGCATTTATCTGTACGTTCGATCCCTGAAAGCACCCGAGGAAGAACTAGCACCAGGTGGAAATTCTG GGTATTTTATTTACGATTTTTTTACTGGACATGAGTTAAACCCTCGTATTGGCAGTTTTGACCTCAAATTCTTCTGTGAGTTGCGTCCAGGATTAATTGGCTGG GTTGTTATAAACTTGGCAATGCTCTTGGCTGAGATGAAGATCCACAATCTCAGtgtgccatccctgtccatgATTCTTGTCAACAGCTTCCAGTTTCTCTATGTGGTGGATGCTCTTTGGTTTGAG GAAGCTGTTTTGACTACAATGGACATTACCCATGATGGATTTGGATTCATGCTGGCGTTTGGAGATTTGGTGTGGGTTCCATTTGTCTACAGCCTGCAGGCCTTCTACTTAGTGGGTCATCCCACCACAATTACTTGGCCTGTTGCTGCTGCAATTACTGTCCTGAACT GTATTGGGTATTACATATTCCGTAGTGCAAATTCTCAGAAGAACAATTTCCGACGGAATCCAGCAGATCCCAAGTTGGCCA ATCTGAAATTTATACCCACTGCAACTGGAAAAGGGCTTCTGGTCACGGGTTGGTGGGGTTTTGTTCGTCACCCTAATTACCTTGGTGACATCATCATGGCTCTGGCATGGTCCCTACCCTGTG GTTTTAATCACATTTTACCCTATTTCTACGTGATCTATTTCATCTGCTTGCTTGTGCATCGAGAGGCTCGTGACGAACACCACTGTAAGCAGAAGTATGGCTTGGCCTGGGAGAGGTATTGCCAGCGGGTCCCGTACCGCATATTCCCCTACATCTACTAG